In Pontiella desulfatans, one DNA window encodes the following:
- a CDS encoding LacI family DNA-binding transcriptional regulator — protein sequence MATMSVIRLKEVAAEAGVSIATTSMALNGSSAVKPDTRIRVEAAARKLGYQKNSAAAVLSSSQNRNSRKSVFIAWLTAGTLSSSGRLEGAFREAEKLGVQMEFCNIRRSNDLKAVIRSLYARGCDGVVLGRGMALIAGQEDWSRFCIVSVEEGLFEEGVDVVRSSLFRSTYELLWRVREVGYKRVGVCLREHDPLHPDDATRLGATLAFQTAEMAHAERIPPKRISLMHCKIAEELIPWVRKYQPDVVIGFSGAELWALRDGGFPVPEGLAYVALHVLAAERGPLAGYQDNLEVYPPYAVRVLFEKIRHGVRGLSDHPQQTLVLPPLLQGESCPRLN from the coding sequence ATGGCAACCATGAGTGTGATTCGACTGAAAGAGGTGGCTGCGGAGGCCGGGGTTTCAATTGCGACTACCTCTATGGCGTTGAACGGGTCTTCGGCGGTGAAACCAGACACACGAATCAGGGTGGAGGCTGCCGCTCGCAAGCTGGGCTATCAGAAAAATTCGGCGGCGGCGGTGCTTTCTTCGAGTCAAAACCGCAACAGCCGGAAGTCGGTGTTTATTGCATGGTTAACCGCAGGGACGCTGTCGAGCAGCGGCAGGCTTGAGGGGGCCTTTCGCGAAGCCGAAAAACTTGGCGTACAGATGGAGTTTTGCAATATCCGTCGGTCAAATGATTTGAAGGCTGTCATCCGTTCGCTCTATGCGCGCGGGTGCGATGGGGTGGTTCTCGGGCGGGGCATGGCTCTGATTGCAGGTCAGGAAGATTGGTCCCGTTTCTGTATCGTTTCCGTTGAAGAGGGTCTTTTTGAGGAAGGCGTGGATGTTGTACGTAGCAGTCTGTTTCGAAGCACCTATGAACTGCTTTGGCGGGTGAGGGAGGTTGGGTATAAACGAGTCGGGGTCTGTTTGCGGGAGCATGATCCGCTGCATCCGGACGACGCCACACGCCTGGGTGCAACGTTGGCATTCCAAACGGCCGAGATGGCGCATGCCGAGCGCATTCCTCCCAAGAGGATATCCCTGATGCACTGCAAGATAGCGGAGGAGCTGATCCCCTGGGTGAGGAAATATCAACCGGATGTGGTGATCGGATTTTCGGGCGCGGAGCTGTGGGCGTTGCGTGATGGCGGGTTCCCGGTTCCGGAAGGCCTGGCATATGTTGCGCTGCATGTACTGGCAGCGGAGCGGGGTCCGCTAGCGGGGTATCAGGATAATCTGGAAGTCTATCCGCCCTACGCCGTTCGGGTTCTGTTTGAGAAAATACGACATGGTGTTCGCGGGCTATCTGATCATCCGCAGCAGACACTTGTCTTGCCGCCGCTGCTTCAAGGGGAAAGCTGTCCTCGATTGAATTGA
- a CDS encoding helicase HerA domain-containing protein gives MTFEESIKKIAVHIGQIKALKLWRQYQLSDGIGKRELESLIELQLQQKYGEDPLRDENGLQVPPEQDAAGPYELGNVLSYDRIMHPFGIREDEFIQHMAIFGRSGAGKTNTVALLIKELVRHKKPFLIFDWKRNYRDLLAHGVPLEVYTVGRPAHPLHFNPLIPPPGTDMKVWLKKLIEIISHAYFLGEGVMFILLEAIDAVYSKFGCYTNEPERYPTLQDVLEFLEKMPVKGRKAMWLDSTMRAVQSLCFGQISDVINTNSQTGIQELLDKNICLELNSLAQNEKTFLIETIMVWIHHCRMLEPDRETFKHCIIIEEAHNILSNAAKETVIDLLMREIRELGESIVLVDQHPSQISVPALGNTYCTIALNMKHSKDINSLAEMMRIPKENRETLGLLPIGHAVVKLQSRFIHPFEIQIPKVDLNKGSVTDTTLSQIYVPHSTDSAPEPDDTAGSDQTEVVPENHRIEKHSTGTGLSETEEILLKDIHKHPFDGVVKRYSRMGISRRRGNHAKQNLTEKGIIHSVDIPTRTGKVVLLDLTPIMREAMKRNGIDVPKRKEGGLVHNYWKNEIRKQLEKDGWAVELEKPMGNNMAIDLYAEKDGKRIAVEVETGTRGAENIKKLIPLNLDHIISFSTTHEVKLKTLRDFGAGTIHVNNLNVMDPSSWDRLDEYFK, from the coding sequence ATGACCTTTGAGGAGTCGATCAAAAAGATTGCTGTCCATATCGGCCAGATTAAGGCGCTGAAATTATGGCGGCAGTATCAGCTATCGGACGGCATTGGAAAGCGTGAGCTGGAGTCGCTGATCGAGCTGCAGCTCCAGCAGAAATATGGAGAAGATCCGCTTCGTGATGAGAACGGATTGCAGGTTCCCCCTGAACAGGATGCTGCCGGGCCATATGAGCTTGGCAACGTTCTTTCCTATGATCGGATCATGCATCCTTTTGGAATTCGGGAGGATGAGTTCATCCAGCACATGGCCATCTTCGGGCGGAGCGGTGCCGGGAAAACCAACACGGTTGCATTGCTCATTAAAGAGTTGGTGCGGCACAAAAAACCGTTCCTGATTTTCGACTGGAAACGGAACTACCGGGATCTGCTGGCGCACGGTGTTCCACTGGAAGTTTACACCGTCGGGAGACCCGCTCATCCACTCCACTTCAACCCGCTGATCCCGCCACCGGGAACCGACATGAAAGTGTGGCTGAAAAAGCTGATTGAGATCATCTCACATGCCTACTTTCTGGGAGAAGGGGTTATGTTCATTCTTCTGGAAGCCATCGACGCAGTCTATTCAAAATTCGGGTGCTATACGAATGAGCCGGAACGCTATCCGACCCTGCAGGATGTTCTTGAATTTTTGGAGAAGATGCCGGTGAAAGGCCGGAAGGCCATGTGGCTGGATTCCACCATGCGGGCGGTACAGAGTTTATGTTTCGGACAGATCTCCGATGTGATCAACACCAATTCCCAAACCGGTATCCAGGAACTGTTGGATAAAAATATTTGCCTGGAACTCAACTCGCTGGCGCAAAACGAAAAAACCTTTCTGATCGAAACCATCATGGTCTGGATCCATCACTGCCGGATGCTCGAACCCGACCGGGAAACCTTTAAGCACTGCATCATTATCGAAGAGGCGCACAACATTCTCAGCAACGCAGCCAAAGAAACCGTCATTGATCTGCTAATGCGAGAAATCCGGGAGCTGGGGGAATCCATTGTATTGGTCGATCAGCATCCCAGTCAGATCTCCGTGCCGGCGCTGGGAAACACCTACTGCACCATCGCGCTGAATATGAAGCACAGCAAAGATATCAACTCGCTGGCTGAGATGATGCGAATCCCCAAAGAGAATCGCGAGACGCTTGGGCTTTTACCAATCGGCCATGCCGTCGTAAAACTCCAGTCGAGATTTATCCATCCCTTTGAAATTCAGATTCCAAAAGTTGATCTCAACAAAGGATCAGTTACCGACACAACCCTCTCACAAATCTATGTGCCCCATTCCACTGATTCCGCACCGGAACCGGATGACACTGCCGGTTCCGATCAAACAGAGGTTGTTCCTGAAAACCATAGAATAGAGAAACATTCTACTGGAACAGGCCTTTCTGAAACCGAAGAGATCCTGCTCAAAGATATTCATAAACATCCGTTTGATGGAGTGGTAAAACGGTACTCAAGAATGGGCATCAGCCGACGGCGGGGAAACCACGCCAAACAAAACCTGACCGAAAAAGGCATCATCCACTCGGTTGATATCCCAACCCGAACAGGAAAAGTCGTACTGCTGGATCTTACACCAATCATGCGCGAAGCCATGAAACGCAACGGAATTGACGTACCCAAGCGCAAAGAAGGCGGCCTTGTCCACAACTACTGGAAAAACGAAATCCGCAAGCAGCTTGAAAAAGACGGATGGGCCGTCGAACTCGAAAAACCCATGGGCAATAATATGGCGATCGACCTCTATGCAGAAAAAGACGGCAAACGCATCGCCGTCGAAGTCGAAACCGGCACCCGCGGTGCGGAAAACATCAAAAAGCTCATCCCTCTAAACCTCGACCACATCATCAGCTTCAGCACGACCCATGAAGTGAAGCTAAAAACACTTCGAGACTTTGGCGCAGGGACGATTCATGTGAACAATCTTAATGTTATGGATCCCAGTTCATGGGATCGGCTGGATGAATATTTCAAATAG
- a CDS encoding Cdc6/Cdc18 family protein, with the protein MQTKIQSHIREQLYEAFKNAIVQSPQYLDDEQLSREGQFDVLTEIFNANVRNREIGEITRHFAPVFQGGHPVHLSVLGKTGTGKTITLLYLLHEIAQLCKEQSISFRQYHLDLCCAAPCFRALNNLGCLMGASKYYKRGISLDDLMRSIETKLRKAKGYIVVFIDEADNVRTDPDSFYKFLIKRLPQKIEAKLILLFSSNRLSWTENLDPRIKSCLKMRELIFDPYNANDLQHILNIRVEKALRPGMVDEGVVPKIAAYASRTHGDARKAVDLLTRSAQLAEKKGEKITLDCVDEAYGEIEKDKYLAMIRTCPKQLQAALYAALTGKARGRALHTGDAYIVYENFCHTAGLPPLTQRAFTDLLSELDMYGFIRARTVSRGRYGRTKEIYLSAPPEILRAMKRSILNSFDLDEVMLA; encoded by the coding sequence ATGCAAACCAAAATTCAATCCCACATCAGGGAACAACTGTATGAAGCGTTCAAAAACGCGATTGTTCAATCTCCACAATATCTCGATGACGAACAGCTCTCGCGGGAGGGACAGTTTGACGTCCTGACAGAAATATTTAATGCCAACGTCCGGAACCGAGAGATTGGTGAAATCACCCGCCACTTCGCCCCGGTCTTTCAGGGCGGGCATCCGGTTCATTTGTCGGTGCTGGGGAAAACCGGCACAGGCAAAACCATTACTCTGCTGTATCTGCTTCACGAAATTGCCCAGCTCTGCAAAGAGCAAAGCATTTCATTTCGGCAATATCACCTCGACTTGTGCTGCGCCGCTCCTTGCTTTCGTGCACTCAACAACCTCGGTTGTTTGATGGGCGCGAGCAAATACTACAAGAGAGGCATCAGCCTTGATGACCTGATGCGCTCCATCGAAACGAAGCTGAGAAAAGCAAAAGGATATATCGTCGTATTTATCGACGAGGCCGATAACGTCCGGACCGATCCGGATTCGTTCTACAAATTCTTGATCAAACGCCTTCCACAGAAAATTGAAGCGAAGCTGATCCTGCTGTTTTCGTCCAACCGTCTGAGCTGGACAGAAAACCTTGATCCGCGAATCAAAAGCTGCCTGAAAATGCGGGAACTGATCTTTGATCCCTATAACGCGAATGACCTTCAGCACATTCTCAACATCCGGGTCGAAAAGGCGTTGCGACCGGGCATGGTTGACGAAGGTGTCGTGCCAAAGATCGCGGCGTATGCATCGCGAACCCACGGCGACGCCCGGAAAGCCGTAGACCTTTTGACGCGCTCCGCGCAGCTCGCGGAAAAGAAGGGCGAGAAGATCACGCTAGACTGCGTGGACGAAGCCTACGGCGAGATTGAGAAGGACAAATACCTTGCCATGATCCGAACCTGTCCCAAGCAGTTGCAGGCGGCACTGTATGCCGCACTGACCGGCAAGGCGCGGGGCCGGGCACTGCACACCGGCGATGCCTACATCGTTTATGAAAACTTTTGCCACACAGCCGGCCTGCCGCCACTGACGCAGCGGGCGTTTACCGATCTGCTCAGCGAGCTCGATATGTATGGCTTCATCCGGGCGCGAACGGTTTCGCGCGGCCGGTATGGCCGAACCAAGGAGATCTATCTCTCCGCTCCTCCGGAAATCCTGCGGGCGATGAAGCGATCCATCCTCAACAGCTTTGACTTAGATGAGGTGATGCTTGCATGA